The Vicia villosa cultivar HV-30 ecotype Madison, WI linkage group LG1, Vvil1.0, whole genome shotgun sequence genome includes a region encoding these proteins:
- the LOC131648532 gene encoding uncharacterized mitochondrial protein AtMg01250-like, with protein MGFGVKWRKWMELLVFKSNMSVMVNGSPTKEFGVNRGLRQGDPLSPFLFVLVAEALTRLVRKSIEIGEFESFDIKRRCEVDILQFADDTLLIGKGSWKHVKALKIVLRSFELVSGLGINFHQSKLIGINVSPLFLEAATFYLSCKVKNSNFLFLGIPIGSNPQKEAT; from the coding sequence ATGGGGTTTGGAGTTAAATGGAGGAAATGGAtggaattattggttttcaagagCAATATGTCGGTGATGGTTAACGGTAGTCCAACAAAGGAATTTGGTGTTAATAGAGGTTTAAGGCAAGGTGATCCGttgtctccttttctttttgttttggtggcGGAGGCTCTAACGAGACTTGTTAGAAAGTCTATAGAGATTGGGGAATTTGAGTCTTTTGATATTAAAAGAAGGTGTGAGGTggacattcttcaatttgcggacgatactTTGTTGATCGGAAAGGGTTCTTGGAAACATGTTAAGGCTTTAAAGATTGTTTTgagatcttttgaacttgtttctgGTCTTGGCATTAACTTTCACCAAAGTAAGTTGATTGGTATTAATGTGTCTCCTCTTTTTTTGGAAGCCGCGACTTTTTATCTTTCTTGTAAGGTCAAAAATAGCAACTTTTTGTTTCTTGGTATTCCTATTGGTAGCAACCCTCAGAAGGAAGCGACATGA
- the LOC131648539 gene encoding uncharacterized protein LOC131648539, producing MEGHNFTRFRSLGTDREVEKNIDKIMANRVWLSLFQDVNVHCLSATMSDHYHVFLRCDKITTPNRTKLGFCFENASLTEEDFNDFVCEQLNSLASLPLLDKMKQNGEILQNWGKSNCHKIRKENDKLHGNIEQTRNNVGHDNGNYFTALKRCMNSLLMKPSSRERVLQAISSSISEDDNRMLTAPFIIEELAEAIFSM from the exons ATGGAAGGTCATAATTTCACTAGATTTAGGAGCCTTGGAACTGATAGAGAAGTAGAAAAAAATATAGACAAAATTATGGCAAACAGAGTTTGGTTGTCTTTGTTCCAGGATGTAAATGTGCATTGCCTCTCAGCTACCATGTCGGATCACTATCATGTTTTTCTCCGCTGTGACAAAATTACAACTCCTAATCGGACAAAGTTGGGTTTCTGTTTTGAAAATGCTTCGTTAACCGAAGAAGACTTTAATGATTTTGTGTGCGAGCAATTGAATAGCCTTGCCAGTCTTCCATTATTAGACAAGATGAAGCAGAATGGAGAAATTCTGCAGAATTGGGGCAAATCAAATTGTCATAAGATCAGGAAGGAAAATGACAAACTGCACGGAAATATAGAACAAACTCGAAATAACGTCGGGCATGATAATGGTAATTACTTTACAGCTCTTAAAAGGTGTATGAATTCCCTTCTG ATGAAGCCAAGTTCACGTGAAAGGGTTCTGCAGGCTATTAGTTCCTCTATAAGCGAAGACGATAACCGTATGCTGACGGCCCCTTTTATTATCGAGGAATTAGCTGAAGCTATCTTTTCTATGTAA
- the LOC131648525 gene encoding F-box/kelch-repeat protein At3g23880-like produces MQNAAAIPLPVLPEELVGEILLRLPVRSLLQFKCVCKSWKTLISGSQFPLFKRPSTPVKPVTFGYMEEMLDYIIGSCNGLLCMLGTYPHYVGLYNPSLQFKSKISLVPVSVLEQDWFINHCGFGYDKVNDKYKVLVVMERFFHVSPMLTKIYTFGQDDSWKTIPNSPYNNNIKTLGKFVSGTLNWLVSYPNTFVSFDIEKETYRKLLLPQNVGVKTELSVLSDCLCVSTSENVHWVLWMMKEYGVVESWTKFIVIPYHKLLHIFLVEPLFISQNGVLMLLMGRSKLILYNTNTGVALDPLITMELGFSSHIHCESLVSLSC; encoded by the exons ATGCAAAATGCAGCAGCCATTCCATTGCCTGTCTTGCCGGAAGAACTCGTCGGCGAGATACTCCTGAGGCTTCCGGTGAGGTCCCTCCTTCAATTTAAGTGTGTGTGCAAATCATGGAAAACTCTAATCTCTGGTTCTCAATTC CCATTGTTCAAAAGACCATCAACTCCTGTTAAACCCGTTACCTTCGGCTACATGGAGGAGATGTTAGATTATATTATAGGTTCATGCAACGGGCTCTTGTGTATGCTTGGTACCTATCCACATTATGTCGGACTGTACAATCCTTCTCTCCAGTTCAAATCCAAAATATCTTTAGTACCTGTTTCTGTTTTGGAGCAGGATTGGTTCATCAACCATTGTGGCTTTGGATATGACAAAGTTAATGACAAGTATAAGGTTCTAGTAGTTATGGAAAGATTTTTTCATGTTAGTCCCATGTTGACCAAAATATATACCTTTGGTCAAGATGATTCCTGGAAAACAATTCCCAATTCCccgtataataataatattaagactCTTGGGAAATTTGTGAGTGGCACTCTGAATTGGTTAGTTTCTTATCCAAACACATTTGTTTCCTTTGATATAGAGAAGGAGACTTACAGGAAACTATTGTTACCTCAAAATGTTGGTGTCAAAACTGAGCTGTCTGTTTTGAGTGACTGCCTTTGTGTGTCCACCTCTGAAAATGTTCATTGGGTTTTATGGATGATGAAAGAGTATGGAGTTGTTGAGTCATGGACTAAATTCATCGTCATTCCTTATCACAAGCTGCTCCATATTTTTTTGGTTGAACCCTTGTTCATTTCACAAAATGGTGTTCTAATGTTATTAATGGGACGTTCCAAACTTATCCTATATAACACAAATACCGGTGTTGCCTTGGATCCATTGATAACTATGGAACTTGGTTTCTCCTCACATATTCACtgtgagagtttggtatcactgTCATGCTAA